The Candidatus Polarisedimenticolia bacterium genome includes a region encoding these proteins:
- the nagZ gene encoding beta-N-acetylhexosaminidase — MPKPARPPLDDSQMAGQLLFIGIDGTSLSDELARRLRSVSPGGIILFARNLVDGQQVAAFCRELDTLLPVRPFLAIDQEGGRVNRLKGIFPEIPPNLHLAGQEDAEERVRTHGRETGRGLRLLGFNLNFAPVLDLSTAESPNGIGDRAYGSDPRRVAQLAEIFLDAQRGEGVLGCGKHFPGLGEGRVDSHLDLPVITKSSAALWSRDLVPYRELRDRLPMIMVGHAFYPDLQGPAPGPATLSEPVVQRLLRERIGYRGVILTDDLEMGAVDQKADPGEVAWQALQAGNDMMMYCKSWERIEAAHHFLHRKIRSGSLPTRRLNASLERLFDLKDALASAGAPAPFRSSALQEVCQVLGRLDATES; from the coding sequence ATGCCAAAACCCGCCCGCCCTCCCCTCGACGACTCCCAGATGGCCGGCCAGCTGTTGTTCATCGGCATCGACGGCACCTCGCTGTCGGACGAGCTGGCGCGGCGCCTGCGCTCGGTTTCCCCGGGGGGCATCATCCTGTTCGCCAGAAACCTGGTGGACGGCCAGCAAGTCGCCGCCTTCTGCCGCGAGCTCGACACGCTGCTCCCCGTCCGCCCCTTCCTGGCGATCGATCAGGAGGGAGGCCGGGTGAACCGATTGAAAGGAATCTTTCCCGAGATTCCTCCGAACCTTCACCTGGCGGGACAAGAGGACGCCGAGGAGAGGGTCCGGACCCACGGACGTGAAACCGGCAGGGGGCTGCGCCTGCTCGGATTCAACCTGAACTTCGCCCCCGTCCTCGATCTCTCCACCGCCGAATCTCCCAACGGGATTGGCGACCGCGCCTATGGATCCGACCCGCGGCGCGTGGCACAGCTGGCGGAGATCTTCCTCGACGCCCAGCGGGGGGAGGGGGTACTGGGATGCGGCAAGCATTTCCCGGGTCTGGGGGAAGGAAGGGTCGACTCGCACCTGGATCTGCCGGTGATCACGAAGTCATCTGCCGCCCTGTGGAGCCGTGACCTCGTTCCCTATCGCGAGCTGCGCGACCGGCTGCCGATGATCATGGTCGGGCACGCTTTTTACCCCGATCTTCAGGGCCCCGCGCCGGGTCCCGCAACCCTTTCGGAGCCGGTGGTGCAGCGGCTGCTGCGCGAGCGCATCGGCTACCGCGGCGTGATCCTGACCGATGATCTGGAGATGGGGGCCGTGGATCAGAAAGCCGATCCGGGTGAAGTCGCCTGGCAGGCGCTGCAGGCGGGGAACGACATGATGATGTACTGCAAGTCGTGGGAGCGGATCGAGGCGGCGCATCACTTCCTGCACCGCAAAATCCGCTCCGGCTCGCTGCCCACCCGCAGGCTCAACGCCTCGCTGGAGCGGCTCTTCGATCTCAAGGATGCCCTGGCCTCCGCCGGCGCACCGGCTCCTTTCAGGAGCAGCGCGCTGCAGGAGGTCTGCCAGGTGCTGGGCCGCCTCGATGCGACGGAGAGTTGA
- a CDS encoding phosphoribosylaminoimidazolesuccinocarboxamide synthase, translating to MTAPEFVLETHLSDLILASRGKVRDIYQVGGDLLIVSTDRISAFDYVLPNGIPDKGKVLNQLSLFWFAKTREIVPNHLITGRFTEFPATLRPHAAVLAGRSTLARKASMFPAECVVRGYLAGSGWKEYQKTRSVSGVPLPAGLKESSKLPEPIFTPSTKATTGHDENISMAQLEQLVGSDTARRLKELSLAVYLAASRHAESAGILIADTKFEFGTVDGSILLADEVLTPDSSRFWPADGYAPGRSQDSFDKQYVRNYLEGIGWNKQPPVPTLPPEVVAGTRDRYLEIFRRLTGKPALEE from the coding sequence ATGACGGCGCCGGAGTTCGTGCTCGAAACCCATCTTTCCGACCTGATACTCGCGAGTCGCGGCAAGGTGCGCGACATCTACCAGGTGGGCGGAGACCTTCTCATCGTCTCGACCGATCGGATCTCGGCCTTCGACTATGTCCTCCCCAACGGCATCCCGGACAAAGGGAAGGTCCTGAACCAGCTGTCGCTCTTCTGGTTCGCGAAGACCCGCGAGATCGTTCCCAATCACCTGATCACCGGCCGCTTCACCGAGTTTCCCGCCACTCTGCGGCCGCACGCCGCGGTCCTGGCGGGCCGCTCGACGCTGGCGCGCAAGGCCTCGATGTTCCCGGCGGAGTGCGTGGTGCGCGGCTACCTGGCAGGCTCGGGCTGGAAGGAGTATCAGAAGACCCGGTCGGTCTCCGGCGTGCCGCTGCCCGCCGGGCTGAAGGAATCGAGCAAGCTGCCGGAGCCGATCTTCACCCCCTCCACGAAGGCGACGACCGGCCACGACGAGAACATCTCGATGGCGCAGCTCGAGCAGCTGGTGGGAAGCGACACGGCCCGCCGCCTGAAGGAGCTGAGCCTGGCGGTCTACCTCGCCGCCAGCCGGCATGCCGAGTCGGCCGGCATCCTGATCGCCGACACGAAGTTCGAGTTCGGCACCGTCGACGGCTCGATCCTCCTGGCGGACGAAGTGCTGACGCCCGACTCCTCGCGCTTCTGGCCGGCCGACGGGTACGCTCCGGGAAGGAGCCAGGATTCGTTCGACAAGCAGTACGTGCGGAATTATCTGGAAGGGATCGGCTGGAACAAGCAGCCTCCGGTTCCGACGCTTCCGCCGGAGGTGGTGGCGGGCACGCGCGATCGCTACCTGGAGATCTTCCGGCGGCTCACCGGGAAGCCGGCGCTGGAGGAATGA
- a CDS encoding MgtC/SapB family protein, whose product MIPELTNELHLLNGFLLKSALAIVCGGIIGVERELKRKSAGFRTNILICLGSCYFMEVSLLAAAVAGEGRPGDPGRVAAQVVTGIGFLGAGTIIQSRGQIAGLTTAALIWSVASVGLLVGLAHYVLALIATALIFLTLTILGVFERRLLNKKIHPPESHH is encoded by the coding sequence ATGATCCCCGAACTGACGAACGAGCTGCACCTTCTGAACGGCTTTCTGCTGAAGTCGGCGCTGGCCATCGTGTGCGGCGGCATCATCGGCGTCGAGCGGGAGCTGAAGCGCAAATCCGCCGGCTTCCGGACGAACATCCTGATCTGCCTCGGCTCCTGCTATTTCATGGAGGTTTCTCTGCTTGCGGCCGCCGTCGCCGGAGAGGGAAGGCCGGGCGATCCGGGCCGGGTGGCGGCCCAGGTGGTGACCGGCATCGGCTTTCTGGGAGCGGGAACCATCATCCAGTCGCGCGGCCAGATCGCCGGATTGACCACGGCGGCGCTCATCTGGTCGGTGGCATCGGTCGGATTGCTGGTCGGATTGGCACACTACGTCCTGGCGCTGATCGCGACCGCCCTGATCTTTCTGACGCTGACCATCCTGGGAGTGTTCGAGCGGCGCCTGCTCAACAAGAAGATTCATCCCCCCGAAAGCCATCACTGA
- the guaB gene encoding IMP dehydrogenase — protein MIDGQIPEGLTFDDVLLKPAGSEVLPSRADTGTRLTRRIRLNIPIVSAAMDTVTESRLAIAMAQQGGLGIVHKNLTVEDQVLEVDKVKRSESGMIVDPITMHPENRIFEALEVMRKYKISGVPITDAGGRLVGILTNRDLRFETRLDLPISDLMTKKNLVTVPVGTTLEEAKRHLHQHKIEKLLVVDKDYHLKGLITVKDIQKNIKYPNACKDQLGRLRVGAAIGVGEEALNRARALVEAKVDVLVIDTAHGHSKGVLDSVRAVKKALPDVELVAGNVATEEGAEDLIRAGVDAVKVGIGPGSICTTRVVTGVGVPQVTAIAECAKAGKRHDVPLIADGGIKFSGDITKAIAAGAHSVMIGSLFAGTEESPGETILYQGRTFKSYRGMGSIGAMKRGSADRYFQEYEFEEQKLVPEGIEGMVPYKGSLTALVPQLVGGLRSGMGYCGCPDIEALRRDARFLRITAAGLKESHAHDVVITKEAPNYRTES, from the coding sequence ATGATAGACGGCCAGATTCCCGAGGGGCTGACGTTCGACGACGTGCTGCTGAAGCCGGCCGGCAGCGAGGTGCTCCCCTCGCGAGCCGACACCGGCACCCGGCTCACCCGCCGGATCCGCCTGAACATCCCGATCGTTTCCGCTGCCATGGACACGGTCACCGAGTCGCGCCTGGCGATCGCGATGGCGCAGCAGGGGGGGCTGGGGATCGTCCACAAGAACCTGACGGTGGAGGACCAGGTCCTGGAGGTCGACAAGGTCAAGCGCTCGGAGAGCGGCATGATCGTCGATCCGATTACCATGCATCCCGAGAACCGCATCTTCGAGGCGCTCGAGGTGATGCGCAAGTACAAGATCTCGGGGGTACCGATCACCGACGCGGGCGGCCGCCTGGTGGGAATCCTGACCAACCGCGACCTGCGCTTCGAGACCCGCCTCGATCTGCCGATCTCGGATTTGATGACCAAGAAGAACCTGGTCACCGTCCCGGTCGGGACGACGCTGGAGGAGGCCAAGCGCCACCTGCACCAGCACAAGATCGAGAAGCTCCTGGTGGTGGACAAGGACTACCATCTCAAGGGGCTGATCACCGTCAAGGACATCCAGAAGAACATCAAGTACCCGAACGCTTGCAAGGACCAGCTCGGCCGGCTGCGCGTGGGCGCCGCCATCGGCGTGGGGGAGGAGGCGCTGAACCGGGCGCGCGCCCTGGTGGAGGCGAAGGTCGACGTGCTGGTCATCGACACGGCGCACGGCCATTCCAAAGGAGTGCTCGACTCGGTGCGCGCCGTCAAGAAGGCCCTTCCGGACGTGGAGCTGGTGGCGGGGAACGTGGCGACGGAGGAAGGGGCGGAAGATCTCATCCGCGCCGGGGTGGACGCCGTGAAGGTCGGGATCGGCCCCGGCTCGATCTGCACCACGCGGGTGGTCACCGGGGTCGGCGTCCCGCAGGTCACGGCGATCGCCGAGTGCGCCAAGGCGGGGAAGCGCCACGACGTCCCGCTGATCGCCGACGGTGGCATCAAGTTCTCGGGCGACATCACCAAGGCGATCGCCGCCGGCGCGCACAGCGTCATGATCGGCAGTCTGTTCGCGGGCACGGAGGAATCGCCCGGCGAGACGATCCTCTATCAGGGGCGCACCTTCAAGTCGTATCGCGGCATGGGATCGATCGGCGCCATGAAGCGCGGCAGCGCCGATCGCTACTTCCAGGAGTACGAGTTCGAGGAGCAGAAGCTGGTGCCGGAGGGAATCGAGGGAATGGTCCCTTACAAGGGGAGCCTCACCGCCCTGGTGCCGCAGCTCGTGGGAGGCCTGCGCTCCGGGATGGGGTATTGCGGCTGCCCCGACATCGAAGCGCTGCGCCGCGACGCCAGGTTCCTGCGCATCACCGCCGCCGGATTGAAGGAATCGCACGCCCACGACGTGGTCATCACCAAGGAAGCCCCCAACTACCGCACCGAATCCTGA
- a CDS encoding NAD(P)H-hydrate dehydratase: protein MKVLNAEQAKSIDERATREFGIPAIVLMENAGLQVVDYLESEFDDLDERSILVLCGKGNNGGDGMVAAKHLHNRGYGPRLLLFGRKSDTKDEALVNLKILEKSGVEMLEIPDIRGWHDFLPELSRYDLIVDALIGIGVKGGVRGFLEEVMRDVNNADAVRLSIDVPSGLSADTNEIPGVCIDADATVTFGCPKIPHLFLPAEEKAGEVYIADIGYPAEAVEAEGVWLNLADPEELADYLPERKVESHKGDYGHLLVVAGSKGKPGAARMVAEGAFRAGVGLVTVATPESVQPILAPQVMEMMTEPLLETREGTVSSKAGPRVLKLLDGKGVLTLGPGLTTAAETQSFIREMVAETRVPLILDADGLNAYQGHTEMLNGKDRPLILTPHPGEMGRLVGMSAEAVQKDRLAICRKFAREHHCFVTLKGHRTLIADPDGNIWVNPTGNPGMATAGSGDVLTGILSGFVSQGIPILHAILLGVYLHGLAADLCAQRRGELPLMARDIVEHLPEAMGRLTQGSDGSS from the coding sequence TTGAAAGTCCTCAACGCCGAGCAGGCAAAAAGCATCGACGAGAGAGCCACGCGCGAGTTCGGCATCCCGGCGATCGTCCTGATGGAGAACGCCGGCTTGCAGGTGGTCGACTACCTGGAAAGCGAGTTCGACGACCTGGACGAGCGCAGCATCCTGGTCCTGTGCGGCAAGGGCAACAACGGCGGCGACGGGATGGTGGCGGCGAAGCACCTGCACAACCGCGGCTACGGCCCGCGGCTGCTCCTGTTCGGACGGAAGTCCGACACCAAGGACGAGGCGCTGGTCAACCTCAAGATCCTGGAGAAATCGGGCGTCGAGATGCTGGAGATCCCCGACATCCGCGGCTGGCACGACTTCCTGCCGGAGCTGTCGCGCTACGACCTGATCGTCGACGCACTGATCGGCATCGGCGTCAAGGGCGGGGTGCGCGGCTTCCTGGAGGAGGTGATGCGCGACGTGAACAACGCCGACGCCGTGCGCCTGTCGATCGACGTCCCTTCGGGACTCTCGGCCGACACCAACGAGATCCCCGGGGTGTGCATCGACGCCGACGCCACCGTCACCTTCGGCTGCCCGAAGATCCCGCACCTGTTCCTGCCGGCGGAGGAGAAGGCGGGCGAGGTCTACATCGCCGACATCGGGTATCCCGCCGAAGCGGTCGAGGCGGAAGGCGTCTGGCTGAACCTGGCCGATCCGGAAGAGCTGGCCGATTACCTCCCGGAGCGCAAGGTGGAGAGCCACAAAGGAGACTACGGCCACCTGCTGGTGGTGGCCGGGTCGAAAGGGAAGCCGGGAGCCGCGCGCATGGTGGCGGAGGGGGCCTTCCGCGCCGGTGTCGGGCTGGTCACCGTGGCGACGCCGGAGAGCGTCCAGCCGATCCTCGCGCCGCAGGTGATGGAGATGATGACCGAGCCGCTGCTGGAGACGCGCGAAGGAACCGTCTCCTCGAAGGCCGGACCCCGAGTCCTGAAGCTGCTCGACGGGAAGGGAGTCCTGACCCTGGGCCCGGGGCTGACCACTGCCGCCGAGACCCAGTCCTTCATCCGCGAGATGGTGGCCGAGACGCGCGTTCCGCTGATCCTGGACGCCGACGGACTGAACGCCTACCAGGGGCACACCGAGATGCTGAACGGCAAGGACCGCCCCCTCATCCTGACGCCGCATCCGGGGGAGATGGGCCGCCTGGTGGGGATGTCGGCCGAGGCGGTGCAGAAGGACCGCCTCGCCATCTGCCGCAAGTTCGCCCGCGAGCACCACTGCTTCGTGACCTTGAAGGGACACCGGACCCTGATCGCCGATCCCGACGGCAACATCTGGGTGAATCCCACCGGGAATCCGGGGATGGCCACGGCGGGCTCGGGCGACGTGCTCACCGGAATCCTCTCCGGCTTCGTGAGCCAGGGGATCCCGATCCTCCACGCCATCCTCCTCGGCGTCTATCTGCACGGGCTGGCCGCCGACCTGTGCGCGCAGCGGCGCGGCGAGCTGCCGCTGATGGCCCGCGACATCGTCGAGCACCTTCCCGAAGCGATGGGCCGGCTGACGCAGGGGTCGGACGGCTCGTCCTGA
- the tsaE gene encoding tRNA (adenosine(37)-N6)-threonylcarbamoyltransferase complex ATPase subunit type 1 TsaE, producing the protein MHDESATLALGASLAAHLSAGDVVLMEGALGSGKTALARGIAAGLGVLPEQVHSPTFTLVNHYLGRLPVYHIDLYRIQKPSDLLELGLEELLGTDGVALVEWPERLGSWLPDKVIRVSIQDRGGSLREIRVVDRRAGGNQDSVR; encoded by the coding sequence GTGCACGATGAATCCGCCACGCTGGCGCTCGGTGCTTCCCTGGCCGCCCATCTTTCCGCGGGCGACGTCGTGCTGATGGAAGGAGCGCTCGGGTCGGGGAAGACGGCGCTGGCGCGCGGGATTGCCGCCGGGCTGGGAGTGCTGCCGGAGCAGGTCCACTCCCCCACCTTCACGCTGGTGAACCACTACCTGGGTAGACTGCCCGTGTATCACATCGACCTGTACCGCATCCAGAAGCCCTCGGATCTGCTGGAGCTGGGGCTGGAAGAGCTGCTGGGGACCGACGGCGTGGCGCTGGTGGAATGGCCCGAGCGGCTGGGAAGCTGGCTGCCGGATAAGGTGATCCGGGTGTCGATTCAGGATCGGGGCGGGAGCCTGCGGGAGATCCGCGTCGTGGACCGGCGCGCCGGCGGGAATCAGGATTCGGTGCGGTAG
- the secA gene encoding preprotein translocase subunit SecA, whose product MFLDQALKLVIGSKNERELKKLQPRVAAIGALEPSLQGLGDEQLRAKTAEFRARLEQGEELDDLLHEAFAVVREAGRRVLGMRHFDVQLIGGMVLHQGKIAEMKTGEGKTLVATLPAYLNALPGKGVHIITVNDYLARRDADWMGRIYRFLGLSVGVIQHELTDAQRQVAYGADVTYGTNNEFGFDYLRDNMKYSLDSFVQRGHVFAIVDEVDSILIDEARTPLIISGPSDESTDKYYESDRIIPRLKQEDDFKVDEKARTVNLTETGVETVEKALGVPNLYDPEFMELNHCVQQALRAHILFRRDVDYMVKEGQVVIVDEFTGRLMPGRRWSDGLHQAVEAKEKVKIEKENQTLATITFQNYFRMYDKLSGMTGTADTEAVEFDKIYKLEVTIVPTNRDLIRVENPDVIYRTEEEKYRAVVGEIEELHQKGQPVLVGTVSIEKSEHLSSLLKRKGVPHVVLNAKYHEREAEIVAQAGRLAAVTIATNMAGRGTDILLGGNPEFQAKRAVTSQTLETPEQAEAALTAALEEARAHCVEEHDRVVVLGGLHILGTERHEARRIDNQLRGRAGRQGDPGSSRFYLSLEDDLLRIFGSDRLKGLMLKLGMEEDVPIIHPMVSRSIERAQKQVEARNFDIRKHLLEYDDVMNMQRVEIYSLRRELLEGKGQSEYLSTKMEDILDWILDTYAPEGVDPEEWSIPEMTLQMQRQFGIDPVKAGVDFHAVSRAELRKALWEAIGKRYAEKEAALGPEIMRQHERLVMLNVIDTQWKDHLLNMDHLKEGIGLRGYGQRDPLTEYKRESFEMFSAMKERIENDIVRFLFLMEPVIQKEREQMQEKRERDLTYSAPAKEAAEPRRAAAGTKVGRNDPCPCGSGKKYKKCHGAAEGKVVHGVRG is encoded by the coding sequence ATGTTCCTCGACCAGGCACTCAAGCTAGTCATCGGCAGCAAGAACGAGCGCGAGCTGAAGAAGCTCCAGCCCCGCGTGGCGGCGATCGGGGCCCTCGAGCCTTCCCTGCAGGGACTCGGCGACGAGCAGCTGCGCGCCAAGACCGCCGAGTTCCGCGCCCGATTGGAGCAGGGGGAGGAGCTGGACGACCTGCTGCACGAAGCCTTCGCGGTGGTTCGCGAGGCGGGACGGCGCGTCCTGGGGATGCGCCACTTCGACGTGCAGCTGATCGGCGGCATGGTCCTGCACCAGGGCAAGATCGCCGAGATGAAGACCGGGGAGGGGAAGACCCTGGTCGCCACCCTGCCCGCCTACCTCAACGCGCTGCCGGGGAAAGGCGTCCACATCATCACCGTCAACGACTACCTGGCGCGCCGCGACGCCGACTGGATGGGCCGGATCTACCGTTTCCTCGGATTGTCGGTGGGGGTGATCCAGCACGAGCTGACCGACGCCCAGCGCCAGGTCGCCTACGGCGCCGACGTGACCTACGGAACCAACAACGAGTTCGGCTTCGACTACCTGCGCGACAACATGAAGTATTCGCTCGACTCCTTCGTGCAGCGCGGCCACGTCTTCGCCATCGTCGACGAGGTCGACTCGATCCTGATCGACGAGGCGCGCACGCCGCTCATCATCAGCGGCCCCTCGGACGAGTCCACCGACAAGTACTACGAGTCGGACCGCATCATCCCGCGCCTGAAGCAGGAGGACGACTTCAAGGTCGATGAGAAGGCGCGCACCGTGAACCTGACGGAAACCGGCGTCGAGACGGTGGAGAAGGCCCTGGGCGTGCCGAACCTCTACGACCCGGAGTTCATGGAGCTGAACCACTGCGTGCAGCAGGCGCTGCGCGCCCACATCCTGTTCCGCCGCGACGTCGACTACATGGTCAAGGAAGGCCAGGTGGTCATCGTCGACGAGTTCACCGGCCGCCTGATGCCGGGGCGGCGCTGGAGCGACGGGCTGCACCAGGCGGTGGAGGCCAAGGAAAAGGTCAAGATCGAGAAGGAGAACCAGACCCTCGCGACCATCACCTTCCAGAACTACTTCCGCATGTACGACAAGCTCTCGGGGATGACCGGGACGGCCGACACCGAGGCGGTGGAGTTCGACAAGATCTACAAGCTGGAGGTGACGATCGTCCCGACCAACCGCGATCTCATCCGCGTCGAGAACCCCGACGTGATCTACCGCACCGAGGAGGAGAAGTACCGCGCGGTGGTGGGGGAGATCGAGGAGCTGCACCAGAAGGGGCAGCCGGTCCTGGTGGGCACCGTGTCGATCGAGAAATCGGAGCATCTCTCTTCGCTGCTCAAGCGCAAAGGAGTGCCGCACGTGGTGCTCAACGCCAAGTACCACGAGCGCGAGGCGGAGATCGTAGCGCAAGCCGGCCGGCTCGCCGCAGTGACCATCGCCACCAACATGGCGGGCCGCGGCACCGACATCCTGCTGGGAGGCAACCCCGAGTTCCAGGCGAAGCGCGCCGTGACCTCCCAGACGCTCGAGACCCCCGAGCAGGCGGAAGCCGCGCTGACGGCCGCGCTGGAGGAGGCCAGAGCGCACTGCGTCGAGGAGCACGATCGGGTGGTGGTGCTGGGGGGGCTGCACATCCTGGGGACGGAGCGCCACGAGGCGCGGCGCATCGACAACCAGCTGCGCGGGCGCGCCGGACGCCAGGGCGATCCCGGCTCGTCGCGCTTCTACCTGAGCCTGGAGGACGACCTGCTGCGCATCTTCGGCTCCGATCGGCTCAAAGGGCTGATGCTGAAGCTGGGGATGGAGGAGGACGTTCCGATCATCCATCCGATGGTGTCCCGCTCCATCGAGCGGGCCCAGAAGCAGGTGGAGGCGCGCAACTTCGACATCCGCAAGCACCTGCTGGAATACGATGACGTGATGAACATGCAGCGCGTGGAGATCTACTCGCTGCGCCGCGAGCTGCTGGAAGGGAAAGGACAGAGCGAGTACCTGTCCACGAAGATGGAGGATATCCTCGACTGGATTCTCGACACCTATGCCCCCGAGGGAGTGGATCCGGAAGAGTGGTCGATCCCCGAGATGACCCTGCAGATGCAGCGCCAGTTCGGCATCGATCCGGTCAAGGCCGGAGTCGACTTCCATGCGGTGTCGCGGGCGGAGCTGCGCAAGGCGTTGTGGGAAGCCATCGGCAAGCGCTACGCCGAGAAGGAAGCGGCGCTCGGGCCCGAGATCATGCGCCAGCACGAGCGGCTGGTGATGCTGAACGTGATCGACACCCAGTGGAAGGACCACCTGCTCAACATGGACCATCTGAAGGAGGGGATAGGCCTGCGCGGCTACGGCCAGCGCGATCCCCTCACCGAGTACAAACGCGAGTCCTTCGAGATGTTCTCCGCGATGAAGGAGCGGATCGAGAACGACATCGTCCGCTTCCTGTTCCTGATGGAGCCGGTCATCCAGAAGGAGCGCGAGCAGATGCAGGAGAAGCGCGAGCGGGACCTCACCTACTCGGCGCCCGCCAAGGAGGCGGCCGAGCCGCGCCGGGCGGCGGCGGGGACCAAGGTGGGGCGCAACGACCCCTGTCCATGCGGCTCCGGCAAGAAGTACAAGAAATGCCACGGGGCCGCGGAGGGAAAGGTCGTGCACGGGGTGCGCGGATGA
- a CDS encoding M23 family metallopeptidase, with product MSGKNRKFYTIMIVPHAAEKSRRLKVSRNFVLVMGVTLVALLLSGILLPHFVLRTTYLSWVTSRLSRQNEELKKTTEEVDLALSDLRRKMADFESRTSEMGLVLGVARLPLSQRTPAGGGLSLQNLGPVDGARFVQRELKVLEGRSQELQQSLEAMEPAFQKQVAFLASTPSILPVRGLYGNGYGWRKDPFTGERDFHQGLDIAAAPGTKVVAPADGIVTMAGPTGGYGNFLVISHGYGMVTHYGHLQRFMVRPGQRVHRGDVIGMVGSTGRSTGPHLHYEVVVHQRAVDPTRYILDDFRTY from the coding sequence GTGAGCGGGAAGAACCGCAAGTTCTACACCATCATGATCGTGCCTCACGCGGCCGAGAAGTCCCGCCGGCTGAAGGTCTCGAGAAACTTCGTCCTGGTGATGGGGGTGACCCTCGTGGCCCTCCTCCTGTCCGGGATTCTGTTGCCCCATTTCGTCCTGCGCACCACCTACCTGAGCTGGGTCACCTCGCGGCTGTCCCGGCAGAACGAGGAGCTGAAGAAGACGACGGAGGAAGTCGATCTGGCGCTGAGCGACCTGCGGCGCAAGATGGCCGACTTCGAGTCGCGCACCAGCGAGATGGGCCTGGTCCTCGGAGTGGCCAGGCTGCCGCTGTCACAGAGGACGCCGGCCGGTGGAGGGCTGAGCCTGCAGAACCTCGGACCGGTCGACGGGGCGCGCTTCGTGCAGCGCGAGCTGAAGGTGCTGGAGGGTCGATCGCAGGAACTGCAGCAGAGCCTGGAAGCGATGGAGCCGGCGTTTCAGAAGCAGGTCGCCTTCCTGGCCTCCACGCCGTCGATCCTTCCGGTGCGCGGGCTGTACGGCAACGGCTACGGCTGGCGGAAAGACCCCTTCACGGGCGAGCGCGATTTCCACCAGGGGCTGGACATCGCCGCCGCGCCGGGGACCAAGGTGGTGGCCCCGGCGGACGGCATCGTCACGATGGCGGGCCCCACGGGAGGATATGGGAATTTCCTGGTCATCTCCCATGGTTACGGCATGGTGACCCACTACGGCCACCTGCAGAGGTTCATGGTGCGGCCGGGGCAGCGGGTGCATCGCGGAGACGTGATCGGCATGGTGGGGAGCACCGGGCGGAGCACCGGCCCGCATCTTCACTATGAGGTGGTGGTGCACCAGCGGGCGGTGGATCCGACGCGCTACATCCTGGACGATTTCAGGACCTATTGA